In Streptomyces sp. NBC_01231, the sequence CCACGAGTGAGGCCTCCGTGCCGTGGAGTTCGAGGAGGTCGCGGCGGATGCCCGAATCGAAGCTCGTGACGAGCGTCGCCTGCGAGCCGGAGGCGAATTCGAGCAGGGCCATGTGCTGACTCGGTACGCGTACGTCGAACTCGGTCCCGGCGCCCGCGCCGACGAGAACTCGCCTGACGGCTCGTGCGGTTGAGGAAACCGAGCTCACGCGCCGGACGGTACCCAAGGTCTGCACGAGCGCGGTGACGTGGTATGGCCCCATGTCCAGCAGCGGGCCGGCCCCCTGGTCGTAATAGAAGGCGGGATTCGGGTGTGTGCCTTCCGGTCCAGGGGACTGCATGATCGCCAGTGCGCTCTTCGGTTCGCCGATGCGGCCCTCGAGGACCGCTCGTTGTGCCGTCTGCAGCGCACCACCGAGGAACGTGTCGGGCGCGCAGGCCACGCGAAGCCCTCTCCGACCGGCCTTGTCCAGCAGCAACCGTGCCTCTCGGCGCCTGGTGGCGAGGGGCTTCTCGCTCCAGACGTGCTTGCCGCTCGCGAGGATCCGGGCCGACACGTCGAAGTGGGCGGCGGGGACGGTGAGGTTTAGCACGATCTCGATGTCGTCGTTGGCCAGGAGCTCGTGGACGAGCATGTGCCGCAACCCGAACTCCCGCGCGCGAGCACCGGCGCGCTCCGGGGCGAGGTCCGCTATCGCGACCACGTTCAGATCGGGGAACTGCGTGATGTTCTCGAGGTAGTAGCTGCTGATGACGCCGGCGCCGATGATGCCGACACCCACTCGCTTGGAGTTCACCGGTCGACCTCCACCAGGTAACGCAGACTCTGCTGCACGGCTTCGAACGTGTCGCCCGCGTAGTCGTCCAGTTCCACGATGCGGACCGCGTCCGGCGCGGCCTTCAGGATGTCCGCCACCGGCATCGCACCCTGGCCGACCGGCTTCTGCTCCAAGAGGGCTGTGGTGTACGGGCCGTCCTTGACGTGCAGGAACTTGATGCGCGCCCCGAGCCGGGAGATCAACTGCACGGCTGAAGCACCACCGACCTCGGCCCAGAAAGTATCGAGTTCCAGGACGACGTCCTCGTCCAGCGCCTCCGCGAAGACTTCGAGGCCGGTCCTGCCCCCGAAGTCCTGACGGACTTCGTGGTCGTGGTTGTGGTACCCGATGGTGACGCCCACATCCCGGGCAAGCCTCGCGACGGCGTTCAGACTCGCAGCTGCCGCTTCGATGTCCGCTCGCGTGGTCCAGCGCTGAGCGATGATGTTCGGTTCGATGAGCGTGCCGATTCCGAGCTCTGCTGCCGCGCGGACAGCTGCGTAAGAGTTTCCATCGACAAGGCTCGCGTGTGCGCTGAGCGGGCGCAGCTGAGTCTCAGCCAGCGCGCGCTGGTACTCGTCGCGGTACTGCCCGAACCGCCACAGCTCCACGTTCTCGAATCCCATCGCGGCGACGCGTGCCAGCGTCCCCGCGAGGTCCGTCGTGATGCCGTCACGCAACGTATAGAGTTGAACTGAGTACAAGTGATCCGTCATTCGCGTTTTCCTTGTCCTTTGCAGGCCTCTCGCAATCGGCACCCACGGCAGAACGCCGCAGGCAGCGCATGGGGGCGGCACCGAGCACGGCATGTTTTCCCGCCTTGGTGGGCATCCCGCCAAAGTGACGCGTGCTTACCGATTTGGATCGCCCTGTATCGCATGAGTCGTTGCCAGCGTCTCGGCCAGGACGGCGAGCGCGTGGTCCACCGGATCCAGGGAAGCGGGCAGGTTGAGGAAGCCGTGCAGTACACCGGGCACCGTGACGTGCCGCGCGGGTACGCCCGACTTCACGAGAGCGGCCGCGAACGCCTCGCTGCTGGCGCGCAGATCGTCGTACTCGGCGTCGAGCAGCAGGGTGGGACAGAGGCCGTCCAGGGCGCCGTTGGCGGGGAGGGCGTAGCCGTGCGGATCCGATGTGCCGCCCAGGTAGTCGGCGGTCATCTCGGCCATGTCCTCGGGCAGGATCCGGACCATGCGCGGCAACGGCGCGAACGCTTCGGCCAGCAGCGGCGAGAGGGGCGGCGGGACGGAGTGCATGGTCGCGTAGGCCAGGACCTGTGTGGCGGGCAGCCAGTTGTCGTCGTCCCGCAGGCGAAGTACGGCTCCTGCGGCGAGGTTCGCCCCCGCGCTCGCGCCGCCAACGGTGATCCGCGCCGGTTCGATGCCGAGCACTGCGGCGTTGTCGCGCACCCATCGGACGGCTGCCACGACGTCGTCGTGCGGCACCGGATACGTCACGCCGTCGACCGCGAGTCGGTAGTCCACGCTCACGACCACGGCGTCGGCTCTGGCGCACACCTCGCGGGCGGTCCAGTCGGCCTCGTGCATGTCGAGATCGCCCAAGGTCCATCCCCCGCCGTGCACCCAGACCAGGGCAGGGCCAGGCCGTTCCGGTGCGTGTGGTGGCTGGTAGACGCGGACGGGCACCGGGCCATGTGGACCGGGAGCGCTCTCGTCGCTGGTGCCGACAGAGGGCAGGGCCGGTGCGGCCTCCCAGGTCCGGTACTGCTCCAGACGAAGCTGCAAGGCCGGGTCGGCGACCGTTTCGCGCCAGGACGGGAGGTCCTCGATCAGGCTGAGCCGGGCGGAGATGCTGGGGTGCAGGGCCATCAGGTCAGGCCTCCAGGGGTGAGGGAGAAGCAGGGCGCAACGCGCGTGGGCGGGAGGGAGCGAGGGATGTCCGCCCAGCCGCGGGGCCGGCTGTCATGCCGTGCGGTCAGGGCTACTTCACGCTCCCGGCGGTCAGGCCGGAGCGCCAGAACCTCTGCAGGACGAGAAACGCGATGATCAGCGGAATCACCGAGAGGAACGCGCCCGTGATGGTGACGTTGTAGGGGATGCCCTGGTTCACCCCTTCCCGCCAGTTGGCCAGTCCGACGGTGACGGGCTGAAGCTCGTCGCTGTTGAGCATGAGCAGGGGCAGCAGGTAGTTGTTCCAGATGCTGACGAACTGGAACAGGAAGATGGTGACCAGTGCGGGGGACATGATCGGCATGGCGACCCGCCAGAAGATCCGGGCCTCACCGGCACCGTCGAGTCGGCCGGCCTCGATCAGTTCGTCCGGTACCGACGCTCCGGCATAGATGCGCGAAAGATAGACCCCGAACGGACTGACGATGCTGGGCAGGAACACAGCCCAGTACGTGTTGACGAGGTCGACCTCGCTGAACATCAGGTACAGGGGCAGCGCGAACATGACGTCCGGGATGAGGACGGCACCGAGGATGATGTTGAAGGTCAGGTCGCGGCCACGGAAGGAGTACTTCGCCAGCGCGTACCCGGCCATGGCCGACAGCATCGTGCTCATTGCGGCGCCGCCGATGCTGTAGAGGGCGCTGTTCAGCAGCCACCGCGCGAAGATGCCGTCCTGTTGGTGGAAGACGTCACGGATGTTGGCCCACAGGTCGAAGTGGGAGAACCACAACCCGTTCGTCGTGAACAGGTAACCCTTGTTCTTCGTCGCGGTGACCAGCAGCCACCAGACCGGGATGAGCGTGTACAGGGCGAAGATCGACATGACCGCGAACACGCCTGCCCGGCCGGCCAGCGGAGTCCTTCGCACGCGCCGGGCCGCCCCGGTGGCGGCACGGGCTGGTGCGGGGGTGACGGTCGTCATGCGAAGGTGCCCTTCCGCTGGGTGAACTTGAGGAAGCCGAACGACAGCACGAAGGTCAGCAGGGCGAGGATGACCGACTGGGTGGCCGCGTAGTTGTAGTTGTTGATGTCCGCCGACTGCTGGGTAGCGAGGATCGGCGTGTAGGTCGGGGAGACGGTCGGGGCGACCTGACTCAGCACCGCGGGCTCGTTGAACAGCTGGGCGGTGCCGATGATGGAGAACACCGTGGTGAGGATCAACGCTGGCCGTACCGCAGGAATCTTCACGTGCCATGCCACCCGCCAGCCGGAACAGCCGTCCATCACTGCGGCTTCGGTGAGTTCGCCGGGGATCGCCTGCAAGGCCGAATAGATGATCAGCATGTTGAAGCCGGTCCAGGCCCACGTCATCATGTTGCCGATCGAGGCGAGCACGAGGTCGTCGGACAGGAAGTTCACTTCGAGCCCGACGTGCCGCAGCGCCGCGGTGAACGGGCTGACGCTCGGTGCGTACAGGAACGACCACATGATCGCGGC encodes:
- a CDS encoding alpha/beta hydrolase codes for the protein MALHPSISARLSLIEDLPSWRETVADPALQLRLEQYRTWEAAPALPSVGTSDESAPGPHGPVPVRVYQPPHAPERPGPALVWVHGGGWTLGDLDMHEADWTAREVCARADAVVVSVDYRLAVDGVTYPVPHDDVVAAVRWVRDNAAVLGIEPARITVGGASAGANLAAGAVLRLRDDDNWLPATQVLAYATMHSVPPPLSPLLAEAFAPLPRMVRILPEDMAEMTADYLGGTSDPHGYALPANGALDGLCPTLLLDAEYDDLRASSEAFAAALVKSGVPARHVTVPGVLHGFLNLPASLDPVDHALAVLAETLATTHAIQGDPNR
- a CDS encoding Gfo/Idh/MocA family oxidoreductase; amino-acid sequence: MNSKRVGVGIIGAGVISSYYLENITQFPDLNVVAIADLAPERAGARAREFGLRHMLVHELLANDDIEIVLNLTVPAAHFDVSARILASGKHVWSEKPLATRRREARLLLDKAGRRGLRVACAPDTFLGGALQTAQRAVLEGRIGEPKSALAIMQSPGPEGTHPNPAFYYDQGAGPLLDMGPYHVTALVQTLGTVRRVSSVSSTARAVRRVLVGAGAGTEFDVRVPSQHMALLEFASGSQATLVTSFDSGIRRDLLELHGTEASLVVPDPNRFEGTGKFVPFHAPAQDVPAVGSTWGRGVGVLELARSLRDDIPERASGALAYHVLDVLLAIEEAAQAGMPVTIESTAASPAPLEESWDPTAATL
- a CDS encoding sugar phosphate isomerase/epimerase — its product is MTDHLYSVQLYTLRDGITTDLAGTLARVAAMGFENVELWRFGQYRDEYQRALAETQLRPLSAHASLVDGNSYAAVRAAAELGIGTLIEPNIIAQRWTTRADIEAAAASLNAVARLARDVGVTIGYHNHDHEVRQDFGGRTGLEVFAEALDEDVVLELDTFWAEVGGASAVQLISRLGARIKFLHVKDGPYTTALLEQKPVGQGAMPVADILKAAPDAVRIVELDDYAGDTFEAVQQSLRYLVEVDR
- a CDS encoding carbohydrate ABC transporter permease, with the translated sequence MTTVTPAPARAATGAARRVRRTPLAGRAGVFAVMSIFALYTLIPVWWLLVTATKNKGYLFTTNGLWFSHFDLWANIRDVFHQQDGIFARWLLNSALYSIGGAAMSTMLSAMAGYALAKYSFRGRDLTFNIILGAVLIPDVMFALPLYLMFSEVDLVNTYWAVFLPSIVSPFGVYLSRIYAGASVPDELIEAGRLDGAGEARIFWRVAMPIMSPALVTIFLFQFVSIWNNYLLPLLMLNSDELQPVTVGLANWREGVNQGIPYNVTITGAFLSVIPLIIAFLVLQRFWRSGLTAGSVK
- a CDS encoding sugar ABC transporter permease, whose amino-acid sequence is MATRTPGDALARPVAGSTAKHTSGRGHTRSAVLLLAPFGLLFTAMMLAPIGYAVYQSFFKTNRSGLGLGPSTTVFAGIDNYVTALHDSRFMSSFLRVFTLGIVQVPVMLGLALLLALLLDSRGAAFKKVFRQIYFLPYALPGVIAAIMWSFLYAPSVSPFTAALRHVGLEVNFLSDDLVLASIGNMMTWAWTGFNMLIIYSALQAIPGELTEAAVMDGCSGWRVAWHVKIPAVRPALILTTVFSIIGTAQLFNEPAVLSQVAPTVSPTYTPILATQQSADINNYNYAATQSVILALLTFVLSFGFLKFTQRKGTFA